The following are encoded together in the Cyanobacterium aponinum PCC 10605 genome:
- the grxC gene encoding glutaredoxin 3: MSAKVEIYTWSSCPFCLRAKALLREKQIEFTEYCIDGDNAARMAMTERANGRSSLPQIFIDDQHIGGCDDIYALDRAGKLDQILYS, translated from the coding sequence ATGAGTGCAAAAGTAGAGATTTATACTTGGAGTAGTTGTCCTTTTTGTCTCCGTGCAAAGGCTTTACTAAGAGAAAAACAGATAGAATTTACCGAATATTGTATTGATGGAGATAACGCCGCTAGAATGGCAATGACGGAAAGAGCAAATGGGCGTAGTAGCTTACCTCAAATTTTCATTGATGATCAACATATTGGTGGTTGTGATGATATTTATGCCCTCGATCGCGCTGGAAAGTTAGACCAAATTTTGTATAGTTAA
- the gshB gene encoding glutathione synthase — protein sequence MKKFLFIIDPIAQLDPTHDSSVAMMESAQVLGHEVYITTIDKLSVVGGKAYGHISPVTLKPVQLIEGKWIAEKEWYQVGDAFFSPLEFCDVVLMRKDPPVTTAYLYATYILDLVDSQKTKVVNSPQGIRGANEKMYALQFTDVIPETIVTQSKKVIADFLQEKQALILKPLGGKAGEGILFMQEGDRNFNSLIEISTKQGQEPIMVQEYLPSAKEGDKRIILLGGKPIGAVNRIPTGKEFRGNMAVGGRVAQTEITPRELEICDAIAPTLLDDGLIFVGIDVIGGYLTEINVTSPTGIREIDRLDHVNLGQETIKFLLEVE from the coding sequence ATGAAAAAGTTTCTTTTTATTATAGATCCGATCGCACAATTAGATCCTACTCATGATAGTAGTGTGGCAATGATGGAATCTGCCCAAGTTTTAGGGCATGAGGTTTATATTACTACCATTGATAAATTAAGCGTTGTAGGTGGTAAAGCCTATGGTCATATTTCTCCTGTCACCTTAAAACCTGTACAATTAATTGAAGGAAAGTGGATTGCTGAAAAAGAATGGTATCAAGTAGGAGATGCTTTTTTTTCTCCTCTGGAATTTTGTGATGTAGTGTTAATGCGTAAAGATCCGCCTGTTACAACTGCTTATCTTTATGCTACTTACATCCTAGATTTAGTTGATTCTCAAAAAACAAAGGTTGTTAATTCTCCTCAAGGAATTCGTGGGGCTAACGAAAAAATGTACGCTCTACAATTTACCGACGTTATTCCTGAAACCATTGTTACTCAAAGTAAGAAAGTAATTGCCGACTTTTTACAAGAAAAACAAGCCTTAATCCTTAAACCCTTGGGGGGCAAAGCGGGAGAAGGCATCTTATTTATGCAAGAAGGCGATCGCAATTTTAACTCCTTAATTGAAATTAGCACCAAACAAGGACAAGAACCAATTATGGTTCAAGAATACTTACCATCGGCAAAAGAAGGGGATAAAAGAATTATTCTCTTGGGGGGTAAACCCATTGGAGCAGTTAATCGTATTCCTACGGGTAAAGAATTTAGAGGTAATATGGCTGTAGGTGGCAGAGTAGCTCAAACAGAAATAACTCCGAGGGAATTGGAAATTTGTGATGCGATCGCACCTACTCTTCTTGATGATGGTTTAATTTTTGTTGGTATAGATGTAATTGGCGGTTATCTCACGGAAATCAATGTTACCAGTCCGACTGGTATTAGGGAAATAGACCGTTTAGACCATGTTAATTTAGGACAAGAAACGATTAAATTCCTTTTAGAAGTTGAATAA
- a CDS encoding M48 family metallopeptidase, translating into MFKYYRKLVYLLTSIFVASSLIITDVQPSNAIPWQELIFRGIQLIQINNISDQQEREIGGQIRQQLISQGKVKLYRDENLSAYVNQIGRRLVAVSGRPNIPYRFEIVDNPQVNAFATMGGYIYLHTGLITAADNEAELASVIAHEIGHVVARHSQKQMQQQAVTQGLLSVAGLDRTQVVQLGVALAVDLPYSRQDEYEADTLGLEMLKGAGYAPQAMVDFMRKLAKTGGRTPTLLSTHPASGDRAIALEQKIPASRGYQGDGLDEQAYRYQIRSLL; encoded by the coding sequence GTGTTTAAATATTATCGAAAGTTAGTTTATCTACTCACATCCATCTTTGTTGCTTCTAGTTTAATTATCACTGATGTGCAACCTAGTAATGCTATTCCTTGGCAGGAATTAATTTTTAGAGGTATTCAGCTTATTCAGATCAATAATATCAGTGATCAACAAGAGAGAGAAATTGGTGGTCAAATTCGCCAACAACTAATATCTCAAGGCAAAGTTAAGTTGTACAGAGATGAAAATTTATCCGCTTACGTTAATCAAATTGGACGCAGATTAGTGGCTGTCAGTGGCAGACCAAATATACCTTATCGTTTTGAAATAGTTGATAATCCTCAAGTTAATGCTTTTGCCACTATGGGAGGCTATATTTATTTACATACAGGCTTAATTACCGCCGCAGATAATGAAGCAGAATTAGCCAGTGTCATTGCCCATGAAATTGGTCATGTTGTCGCTCGTCACTCTCAAAAACAAATGCAACAACAAGCAGTAACTCAGGGTTTATTAAGTGTAGCAGGTTTAGATCGCACTCAGGTAGTACAGTTAGGGGTAGCATTAGCTGTCGATTTGCCCTATTCTCGTCAAGACGAATATGAGGCGGATACTTTGGGGTTAGAAATGTTGAAAGGGGCAGGTTATGCTCCTCAAGCTATGGTTGATTTTATGCGTAAGTTAGCCAAAACAGGGGGGCGAACTCCTACTTTACTTAGTACACACCCTGCTTCTGGAGATCGTGCGATCGCGCTTGAACAAAAAATTCCTGCTTCGAGGGGTTATCAAGGAGATGGTTTAGACGAACAAGCCTACCGCTATCAAATTCGCTCTTTACTCTAA
- a CDS encoding superoxide dismutase: MAYQLPNLPYEYNALEPYISKSTLEFHHDKHHAAYVNKFNDAVAGTELDNQPIETIIKKFAEDTSKQGIFNNAAQAWNHSFYWQCMKPNGGGNPTGVLADKINTDFGSFEKFIEAFKNAGATQFGSGWAWLVLDGDTLKVTKTPNADNPFTKNQIPLLTMDVWEHAYYLDYQNRRPDYINDFIEKLVNWDFVAQNFSEAL; encoded by the coding sequence ATGGCATATCAATTACCAAATCTCCCCTATGAATACAATGCTTTAGAACCCTATATTTCTAAAAGTACCTTAGAATTCCATCATGATAAACACCATGCCGCCTATGTGAATAAATTTAATGATGCCGTTGCTGGTACAGAATTAGACAACCAACCCATAGAAACTATTATCAAAAAATTTGCTGAAGACACTTCCAAACAAGGAATTTTTAATAATGCCGCCCAAGCATGGAATCACAGTTTTTATTGGCAATGTATGAAACCTAATGGTGGAGGTAATCCCACTGGTGTTTTGGCAGATAAAATCAACACAGATTTTGGTTCTTTTGAAAAATTTATAGAAGCCTTTAAAAATGCCGGTGCTACTCAATTCGGTAGTGGTTGGGCATGGTTAGTGTTAGATGGAGACACTTTAAAAGTTACAAAAACACCAAATGCTGATAATCCTTTTACTAAAAATCAAATTCCTCTTTTAACAATGGATGTTTGGGAACACGCTTACTATTTAGATTATCAAAATCGCCGTCCTGACTACATCAATGATTTTATAGAAAAATTAGTTAATTGGGATTTCGTTGCACAAAATTTCTCTGAGGCACTTTAG